CAGGATATGGTCACCCAGCCTTTTTCAACCATCTTCCGGCGGAATCGGATCAGGACCTCCCGGCTCGCCTCGTCTTCGATTCCCATCGAGCCGCAGCCGTATCCTCCCGGCCAGTACATGGGACGGGAAGCCCAGCCCGGAGGCAGGATCTCCTGTAAAAAGGTATCCACCTCGTCATAAAAGGCCTGTTCCTTTTCATTGAATCTGAATTCCATT
Above is a genomic segment from Deltaproteobacteria bacterium containing:
- a CDS encoding acyl-CoA dehydrogenase family protein, with amino-acid sequence MEFRFNEKEQAFYDEVDTFLQEILPPGWASRPMYWPGGYGCGSMGIEDEASREVLIRFRRKMVEKGWVTISWPKEYGGRSYTYMEQAIFDERTSYHRAPILDVIASGIVGPTL